Below is a genomic region from Paraburkholderia phenazinium.
AGCAACGCGGCGGGCTCTCACCGTGCCGCTTCGAGCGCGCGACGCTCGACACCTGGATCGGCGAGGTCGAAGGCGTCAATGACGAGCCGGTGCGCGCCGACCTGCGCGACTTCGACTGCCGCAACAACCGGCTCGCGCAACTCGGCCTCACGCAAGACGGCTTTGCGCAGGCTGTCGCGGCGGCAGCGCAGCGCTATGGCGCAGAGCGTGTCGGCGTGTTTATCGGCACCAGCACGGCTGGCATCCTCGAAACCGAACTCGCGTACCGGCAGCGCGATCCGCAAAGCGGTGCCCTGCCCACCGGGTTTCACTATGCCGAGACGCACAATCCCTATTCGTCCGCCAGCTTCGTGCGCACTTATTTTGCGCTGAAGGGTCCAGCGCTGGTCGTTTCGTCGGCATGCTCGTCGGGCGCCAAAGTGTTCGGCTCGGCGCGCCGCATGCTCGCCGCTGGGCTGATCGATGCGGCCGTGGTGGGCGGCGTCGATTCGCTGTGTCTCACCACGCTGTATGGTTTCAACTCGCTCGAACTGCTTTCGAATGGTCCCTGCAAGCCTTTCGATACCCATCGCAGCGGCATCTCGATCGGCGAGGCGGCGGCGTTTGCGCTGCTCGAGCGCGTGCCGGATGGAGACGACAGCGCAAGCGCTCCGCTTGCCGACGATGCGATCCTTCTCGCCGGCATCGGCGAATCGAGCGATGCGTACCATATGTCGTCGCCGCATCCCGAGGGACTCGGCGCACGCCTTGCGATGGAGCAAGCCCTGGCGAGTAGCGGGATCGCTGCGGCCCGGATCGACTACATCAACCTGCACGGCACGGCGACGCCCAGCAACGATGCCGCGGAAAGCCTCGCGGTCAACGCGCTGTTCGACGGCACGCCCTGCAGTTCCACCAAGGGGGCGACCGGCCATACGCTCGGCGCGGCGGGAGCGCTGGAAGCCGTCATCGCCGCACTGACGTTGCGCGAGCAGTGGCTGCCCGCCGGCATCAACACGAGCGAGGCCGACCCAGCGCTGGGTCTCAACTATCTGCTGACGAGCCGGCCGGCCAGCCTGCGTAGTGTGCTCAGCAATTCATTCGGCTTTGGCGGCACCAATTGCAGCCTGCTGTTCACCCGCGGGTTCAGCCATGCGGATCAAGCATCTGACGGGACTAGCGGAGACAACGGGAGGGCAGCGTGATGATTCCCTTGAGCGCTGTCATTGAAAGCGTCGGTTTGATAGGTCCGGGCCTTGCCAGCTGGGTCGAAGCCCAGGCCATCCTAGCCGGCCGCGCGCCTTACGAGGCTGCGCGCACGGTAGTGCCGGCACCGGCCAGCCTGCCCTCCGCCGAGCGGCGCCGCACCGGCACCAGCGTTAAACTCGCCCTCGCGGTGGGCCATGAAGCGGTGGCGGCAAGCGGCCGTGATGCCGCCTCGCTTGCCACGGTGTTTTCGGCATCGGGCGGCGATGGTCAGAACTGCCATGCAATCTGCGAGACGCTCGCGAGCGACGACCGCAAGCTCTCGCCCACCCGTTTCCACAACTCGGTCCATAACGCGCCGGCCGGCTACTGGAGCATTGCGACAAGGGCGATGGCGCCGTCCAACGTGCTGTGCGCGTACGACGGCAGTTTCGCCGCGGGCCTCCTCGAGAGTCTTTGCCAGGTGGCGGTCGATGGGGTGCCCACGCTGCTGATCGTCTTCGACACCGAGTACCCGGCACCGATGCGCGACGTCCGGCCGGTCCCCGACGCTTTCGGCGTGGCGCTGCTGCTCTCGCCAGTGCAAGGTGCGGATGTGCGCACACCCGCAGGCACGGATACCAGCGCGCTGGCGCGCATCGACGCACGCCTCACCGACACGCCCGCCAGCGTGCTTGCCGTGCCGGAGTTCGAACAGATGCGCCGCAGCAACCCTGCCGCCCGCGCCCTGCCCTTGCTCGAAGCGTTGGCGAAACAGCGCCCAGCGAGCGTCGTACTCGATTATCTGCAGGACGTACAGCTTCAACTCGATATCACTGTGCCGAACGGCTCTAGCGAGTAGACAACGCGATGACTTCAACCCTGCCGCTTTCACCGCCGCTCGACCGCGCGTGGATTGCCACGAAGATCCCGCACAGCGGCGCGATGTGCCTGCTCGACCACGTCGCGGAGTGGGACGCCGACCATATCCGCTGTATGGCCACCAGTCATCTTGACGTGCATAATCCGCTGCGTGCGCACGGACGCCTCGCTGCGGTGTGTGGCATCGAGTACGCTGCCCAGGCAATGGCCGTCCATGGTGCGCTGCTGGGCGCAGCCGGACAGCAACGTCCGCGGGCAGGTTTTCTGGCCAGCGTGCGCGAAGTCGATGCGCAGGTGGCGCGCCTCGATACGCTGGATGGCCCCTTGAGTGTCGAAGCCGAGCGCTTGAGCGGCAACGAGAATAATATTCTGTACCACTTCGCATTGCGGTGTGACGAGCGCCTGCTGCTGACAGGCCGCGCCGCCGTCATGCTCGATGCAAGCGGTGCTCTTTAGTGGTTCCTTGTTTTGCCCTTGATCTGTCTTTCAACGGCCGGGCTCGCGTCGAGCCCCGGCGTTACTTCAGGACCTGTGTGATGAAGAAGCTCAGCGCGCTGACCGCGCTTATAGCAGTGACATTTGCCACGCTCACTCCGATGGCCCATGCGGACGTCTCCGATGCCGCACATCAATTCAAGAGCGACGTGAAGACCGCTGGAAAGGAAACCGGACACGCGTTCCGTGATGCCGGTCATGCGGTTGCGCACGGGGCGAAGGCAACGGGCCATGCAGTGGCGCATGGCGCGAAGACCGCCGGGCACGCAGTCGCGAACACGACGAGCCACGGGTATCACAAGACCAAAAACTGGGTAAAGGAGAAGACCTCCTGACCGGTTTGCGTCGACTTCGGCATAGGCATAGGCATCGGTACGGGCGCCCTTGTCGCCCTTACCCTCTCCCGCATCAGCGCATGTTCCCCGTGTGCCCTAGCGAGTAACGTCCCGGCTGCGGCCACACCGTCAAGCCATGCGGTTCCATGCCGACCGGAATCAAATGCATGGTGCCCGAGGTCGTGTCGATCGCGTACACCACATCGTCGAAGCGGCCCGACAGCCATAGCATCTTGCCGTCCGCGCTGACGTTGCCCATGTCGGGACTGCCGCCACCGGGAATCGGCCACGTGACCAGCACCTTGCGCGTGGCAAAGTCGAGCACCGAAATGCTGCCCGGGCCATGCCTGGGCCCATGCACACGGTTCGAGCCGCGGTTCGAGATGTACAGCTTCGTGCCGTCGCGGCTCGGATACAGCCCATGCGTTCCGATACCGGTATGGATAAAGCCGACCTTGGTAAAACTATCGCCGTCGACCACGAACACGCCATCGGCCATCATGTCCGCCACGTAGAACACCTTGCCGTCCGGCGAGATTCGGATGTCCTGCGGCATGCCCTTGGCGTCGAGCTGCAGATAGCCCAGCACCTTGCGGTTCACCATGTCGATTTTCGCCAGCTTGCCGCCGAATTCGCAGGTAAAGAGCGCGTATTTGCCGTCGATCGAAAAGTCCGCGTGGTTGATGCCCTTGCACTCCGGCACTTCGAGGCTCGACTTGAGCGCCATCGTGTGAGCGTCGCGGAAGTCGAGCCGGGCGCGCGCCTCGGCCACTACGATTGCTTCCTTGCCGTCCGGCGTGAAGTACATGTTGTAGGGGTCGTCGACCATGTCCTCTTTGCCCGGCTTGCCGGTTTTCGGATCGATCGGCGTGAGGCTGCCATCGAGCCGGCCCTCGGCGTTATTGGCGACCCACAGCGTCTGCAGATCCCACGAGGGCACCACGTGCTGCGGACTACGGCCGACTGCAAATCTGTCGACCACCTTGAAGGTGGCCGGATCGATCACGTAGACATCGTTCGAGCGCAGGTTGGGCACATAGACGCGTGGCAGCGCGCCGGCTACGGCGGCGCTCATGCGATTGGCGCCCGCCTCGCTGTACAGGTTGCCCGCGTTGACCACCGGCGGCATACCCGCCACGGTCGTGACGGCGGGCGCTGCCGCCGCCGCGAGGCTAGTCATCCATAGTCCTGACAGGACCACCCCAACCAGCGACACGAGCTGCATCCAGCGACCGGACCGGTAAGCCATAGCGACGAACTCCATGAACGAGCGGCATATAAGCGCACCACAAGCACAACGCGGACAACGAGGACGAGGCGACAGACAATGCCATGCACAACGCACGCACCTCAGTGCCCCGCCGTATCTTTCCTGATTGCTTCCACAGTGCGCGACACGATTGCGTCGATGCCCTGCTGACCGAGCTCGGCGGTCGCGCGACGCGGATCGCCGCCGTACACGCCATCGGCGGCCCCTGGCTTCGGGCCGCTGCGCAGCTTATCGAGCCGGACCATTTGCGGCGCCACCGCGAGCAGCAGCGACACGTCTGCGAGTCCCGCATGGGTGCCGATCTCGTCGTCGTGAAAGCCATGCTCGCGCAGAATCGCGTTGAAGCCGTCCGAACTTGTGCCGTAGTACTCCGGCGGCACGAAGGCACGCGTCGAGGTGCCGGCCCACGACTTGTTCAACTGCGCGACGACGTGCTTGAGATCGTTCTGATAACCGCCGTGGTCGCCGAGAAACACGATGTTTTTAAAGCCATG
It encodes:
- a CDS encoding beta-ketoacyl-[acyl-carrier-protein] synthase family protein, which codes for MKPLLLTHFTATSCAGRGLDATLAALREQRGGLSPCRFERATLDTWIGEVEGVNDEPVRADLRDFDCRNNRLAQLGLTQDGFAQAVAAAAQRYGAERVGVFIGTSTAGILETELAYRQRDPQSGALPTGFHYAETHNPYSSASFVRTYFALKGPALVVSSACSSGAKVFGSARRMLAAGLIDAAVVGGVDSLCLTTLYGFNSLELLSNGPCKPFDTHRSGISIGEAAAFALLERVPDGDDSASAPLADDAILLAGIGESSDAYHMSSPHPEGLGARLAMEQALASSGIAAARIDYINLHGTATPSNDAAESLAVNALFDGTPCSSTKGATGHTLGAAGALEAVIAALTLREQWLPAGINTSEADPALGLNYLLTSRPASLRSVLSNSFGFGGTNCSLLFTRGFSHADQASDGTSGDNGRAA
- a CDS encoding beta-ketoacyl synthase chain length factor; its protein translation is MIPLSAVIESVGLIGPGLASWVEAQAILAGRAPYEAARTVVPAPASLPSAERRRTGTSVKLALAVGHEAVAASGRDAASLATVFSASGGDGQNCHAICETLASDDRKLSPTRFHNSVHNAPAGYWSIATRAMAPSNVLCAYDGSFAAGLLESLCQVAVDGVPTLLIVFDTEYPAPMRDVRPVPDAFGVALLLSPVQGADVRTPAGTDTSALARIDARLTDTPASVLAVPEFEQMRRSNPAARALPLLEALAKQRPASVVLDYLQDVQLQLDITVPNGSSE
- a CDS encoding hotdog family protein; protein product: MTSTLPLSPPLDRAWIATKIPHSGAMCLLDHVAEWDADHIRCMATSHLDVHNPLRAHGRLAAVCGIEYAAQAMAVHGALLGAAGQQRPRAGFLASVREVDAQVARLDTLDGPLSVEAERLSGNENNILYHFALRCDERLLLTGRAAVMLDASGAL
- a CDS encoding YncE family protein; translated protein: MQLVSLVGVVLSGLWMTSLAAAAAPAVTTVAGMPPVVNAGNLYSEAGANRMSAAVAGALPRVYVPNLRSNDVYVIDPATFKVVDRFAVGRSPQHVVPSWDLQTLWVANNAEGRLDGSLTPIDPKTGKPGKEDMVDDPYNMYFTPDGKEAIVVAEARARLDFRDAHTMALKSSLEVPECKGINHADFSIDGKYALFTCEFGGKLAKIDMVNRKVLGYLQLDAKGMPQDIRISPDGKVFYVADMMADGVFVVDGDSFTKVGFIHTGIGTHGLYPSRDGTKLYISNRGSNRVHGPRHGPGSISVLDFATRKVLVTWPIPGGGSPDMGNVSADGKMLWLSGRFDDVVYAIDTTSGTMHLIPVGMEPHGLTVWPQPGRYSLGHTGNMR
- a CDS encoding creatininase family protein; the encoded protein is MRFSPQRTLAAIVLLIATQTALAQAPKTVFLENLTWTEVRDEVAAGKTTIIIPIGGTEQSGPDVALGKHNARVAVLSQRIAQGLGNALVAPIVAYVPEGGYAPPTSHMRFPGTITIPDDVFEKMLESAANSFAVHGFKNIVFLGDHGGYQNDLKHVVAQLNKSWAGTSTRAFVPPEYYGTSSDGFNAILREHGFHDDEIGTHAGLADVSLLLAVAPQMVRLDKLRSGPKPGAADGVYGGDPRRATAELGQQGIDAIVSRTVEAIRKDTAGH